The following are encoded together in the Streptomyces tsukubensis genome:
- the rpsL gene encoding 30S ribosomal protein S12 has translation MPTIQQLVRKGRQDKVEKNKTPALDGSPQRRGVCTRVFTTTPKKPNSALRKVARVRLTSGIEVTAYIPGEGHNLQEHSIVLVRGGRVKDLPGVRYKIIRGSLDTQGVKNRKQARSRYGAKKEK, from the coding sequence GTGCCTACGATCCAGCAGCTGGTCCGGAAGGGCCGGCAGGACAAGGTCGAGAAGAACAAGACGCCCGCGCTTGATGGTTCCCCTCAGCGCCGTGGCGTCTGCACGCGCGTGTTCACGACCACCCCGAAGAAGCCGAACTCGGCCCTGCGGAAGGTCGCGCGTGTGCGTCTGACCTCCGGGATCGAGGTCACGGCCTACATTCCGGGTGAGGGACACAATCTTCAGGAGCACTCCATCGTGCTCGTGCGCGGCGGCCGTGTTAAGGACCTGCCGGGTGTTCGTTACAAGATCATCCGCGGCTCCCTCGACACCCAGGGTGTCAAGAACCGCAAGCAGGCCCGCAGCCGCTACGGCGCCAAGAAGGAGAAGTAA
- the rpsG gene encoding 30S ribosomal protein S7, protein MPRKGPAPKRPVIIDPVYGSPLVTSLINKVLLNGKRSTAERIVYGAMEGLREKTGNDPVITLKRALENIKPTLEVKSRRVGGATYQVPIEVKPGRASTLALRWLVGYSRARREKTMTERLTNELLDASNGLGAAVKKREDTHKMAESNKAFAHYRW, encoded by the coding sequence ATGCCTCGTAAGGGCCCCGCCCCGAAGCGCCCGGTCATCATCGACCCGGTCTACGGTTCTCCTCTGGTGACCTCCCTCATCAACAAGGTGCTGCTGAACGGCAAGCGCTCCACCGCCGAGCGCATCGTGTACGGCGCCATGGAGGGCCTGCGTGAGAAGACCGGTAACGACCCGGTCATCACGCTGAAGCGCGCGCTGGAGAACATCAAGCCGACCCTGGAGGTCAAGTCCCGCCGTGTCGGCGGTGCGACCTACCAGGTTCCGATCGAGGTCAAGCCCGGTCGCGCCAGCACCCTCGCGCTGCGCTGGCTGGTCGGCTACTCCCGTGCCCGTCGTGAGAAGACGATGACGGAGCGTCTGACCAACGAACTTCTCGACGCCTCCAACGGCCTCGGTGCCGCTGTGAAGAAGCGCGAGGACACGCACAAGATGGCCGAGTCCAACAAGGCCTTCGCGCACTACCGCTGGTAG
- the fusA gene encoding elongation factor G: MATTSLDLAKVRNIGIMAHIDAGKTTTTERILYYTGVSYKIGEVHDGAATMDWMEQEQERGITITSAATTCHWPMNDIDHTINIIDTPGHVDFTVEVERSLRVLDGAVTVFDGVAGVEPQSETVWRQADRYGVPRICFVNKLDRTGAEFHRCVDMIVDRLGATPIVMQLPIGAEADFQGVVDLVTMKAFVWSAETKLGEAYDIVDIPATHTEAAAEWRGKLLEAVAENDDAMMELYLEGQEPSVEQLYEAIRRITIGSGKGEGTTVTPVFCGTAFKNKGVQPLLDAVVRYLPSPLDIEAIEGHAVNNPEEIVKRRPSVDEPLSALAFKIASDPHLGKLTFVRVYSGRLESGSAVQNSVKGRKERIGKIYRMHANKREEIESVGAGDIVAVMGLKQTTTGETLCDPAKPVILESMDFPAPVIEVAIEPKSKGDQEKLGVAIQRLAEEDPSFRVKTDEETGQTIISGMGELHLDVLVDRMRREFRVEANVGKPQVAYRETLRKPVERLDYTHKKQTGGSGQFAKVQIAIEPLEGDGYEFVNKVTGGRIPREYIPSVDAGAQEAMEFGVLAGYPLTGVRVTLLDGAYHEVDSSEMAFKIAGSMAFKEAARKASPALLEPMMKVEVTTPEDYMGDVIGDINSRRGQIQSMEDRHGAKLVTGLVPLSEMFGYVGDLRSKTSGRASYSMQFDSYAEVPRNVAEEIIAKAKGE, encoded by the coding sequence ATGGCTACCACTTCGCTTGACCTTGCCAAGGTCCGCAACATCGGGATCATGGCGCACATCGACGCGGGCAAGACGACGACCACCGAGCGCATCCTGTACTACACCGGTGTTTCGTACAAGATCGGTGAGGTCCACGACGGCGCGGCCACGATGGACTGGATGGAGCAGGAGCAGGAGCGTGGCATCACGATCACCTCCGCTGCCACCACCTGTCACTGGCCGATGAACGACATCGACCACACCATCAACATCATCGACACGCCGGGTCACGTCGACTTCACGGTCGAGGTGGAGCGCTCCCTGCGAGTGCTCGACGGTGCGGTGACGGTGTTCGATGGCGTCGCCGGCGTTGAGCCGCAGTCCGAGACCGTCTGGCGTCAGGCGGACCGCTACGGCGTTCCGCGTATCTGCTTCGTCAACAAGCTCGACCGCACCGGCGCCGAGTTCCACCGCTGCGTCGACATGATCGTCGACCGCCTCGGTGCGACCCCGATCGTCATGCAGCTTCCCATCGGTGCGGAGGCCGACTTCCAGGGAGTCGTCGACCTCGTCACGATGAAGGCGTTCGTCTGGTCCGCCGAGACCAAGCTCGGCGAGGCCTACGACATCGTCGACATCCCGGCCACGCACACCGAGGCCGCCGCCGAGTGGCGCGGAAAGCTGCTCGAAGCCGTCGCTGAGAACGACGACGCCATGATGGAGCTGTACCTGGAGGGCCAGGAGCCCTCGGTGGAGCAGCTCTACGAGGCGATCCGCCGTATCACCATCGGCTCGGGCAAGGGTGAGGGCACCACCGTCACCCCCGTGTTCTGTGGCACCGCGTTCAAGAACAAGGGCGTTCAGCCCCTGCTCGACGCCGTTGTCCGCTACCTGCCTTCGCCCCTCGACATCGAGGCGATCGAGGGCCACGCGGTCAACAACCCCGAGGAGATCGTCAAGCGGCGCCCCTCGGTGGACGAGCCGCTCTCGGCTCTGGCGTTCAAGATCGCGAGCGACCCGCACCTGGGCAAACTCACCTTCGTCCGCGTGTACTCCGGGCGCCTGGAGTCGGGTTCTGCCGTGCAGAACTCGGTCAAGGGCCGCAAGGAGCGCATCGGCAAGATCTACCGGATGCACGCCAACAAGCGTGAGGAGATCGAGTCGGTGGGTGCCGGTGACATCGTCGCCGTCATGGGTCTGAAGCAGACCACCACCGGTGAGACCCTCTGCGACCCGGCGAAGCCGGTCATCCTTGAGTCGATGGACTTCCCGGCCCCGGTCATCGAGGTCGCGATCGAGCCGAAGTCCAAGGGTGACCAGGAGAAGCTGGGCGTCGCGATCCAGCGTCTTGCCGAGGAGGACCCGTCCTTCCGCGTCAAGACCGACGAGGAGACCGGCCAGACGATCATCTCCGGCATGGGCGAGCTTCACCTCGACGTGCTGGTCGACCGTATGCGCCGTGAGTTCCGCGTCGAGGCCAACGTCGGCAAGCCGCAGGTCGCGTACCGCGAGACCCTGCGCAAGCCCGTCGAGCGCCTCGACTACACGCACAAGAAGCAGACTGGTGGTTCCGGCCAGTTCGCCAAGGTGCAGATCGCGATCGAGCCGCTTGAGGGCGACGGTTACGAGTTCGTCAACAAGGTCACCGGTGGCCGTATCCCCAGGGAGTACATCCCCTCGGTGGACGCGGGCGCGCAGGAGGCCATGGAGTTCGGCGTGCTCGCCGGCTACCCGCTCACGGGTGTCCGGGTGACCCTGCTCGACGGTGCCTACCACGAGGTCGACTCCTCCGAGATGGCCTTCAAGATCGCCGGTTCGATGGCCTTCAAGGAGGCCGCACGCAAGGCCTCCCCGGCCCTGCTTGAGCCGATGATGAAGGTTGAGGTCACCACGCCCGAGGACTACATGGGCGACGTCATCGGTGACATCAACTCCCGTCGCGGTCAGATCCAGTCCATGGAGGACCGCCACGGCGCCAAGCTCGTCACGGGCCTGGTCCCGCTGTCGGAGATGTTCGGCTACGTCGGAGACCTCCGCAGCAAGACGTCGGGGCGCGCAAGCTACTCGATGCAGTTCGACTCCTACGCCGAGGTTCCGCGGAACGTCGCAGAGGAGATCATCGCGAAGGCCAAGGGCGAATAA
- the tuf gene encoding elongation factor Tu: protein MAKAKFERTKPHVNIGTIGHIDHGKTTLTAAITKVLHDAYPELNEASAFDQIDKAPEERQRGITISIAHVEYQTETRHYAHVDCPGHADYIKNMITGAAQMDGAILVVAATDGPMPQTKEHVLLARQVGVPYIVVALNKADMVDDEEILELVELEVRELLSEYEFPGDDLPVVKVSALKALEGDKEWGESVLNLMKAVDEAIPEPERDVDKPFLMPIEDVFTITGRGTVVTGRIERGVLKVNETVDIIGIKQDKTTTTVTGIEMFRKLLDEGQAGENVGLLLRGIKREDVERGQVIIKPGSVTPHTEFEAQAYILSKDEGGRHTPFFNNYRPQFYFRTTDVTGVVTLPEGTEMVMPGDNTEMSVSLIQPVAMEEGLKFAIREGGRTVGAGQVTKINK from the coding sequence GTGGCGAAGGCGAAGTTCGAGCGGACTAAGCCGCACGTCAACATCGGCACCATCGGTCACATTGACCACGGTAAGACGACCCTCACGGCCGCCATTACCAAGGTGCTGCATGACGCGTACCCCGAGCTGAACGAGGCCTCGGCCTTCGACCAGATCGACAAGGCTCCTGAGGAGCGCCAGCGCGGTATCACCATCTCCATCGCGCACGTCGAGTACCAGACCGAGACGCGTCACTACGCCCACGTCGACTGCCCCGGTCACGCGGACTACATCAAGAACATGATCACCGGTGCCGCCCAGATGGACGGCGCGATCCTGGTGGTCGCCGCGACCGACGGCCCGATGCCGCAGACCAAGGAGCACGTGCTCCTGGCCCGCCAGGTCGGCGTCCCCTACATCGTTGTCGCCCTGAACAAGGCCGACATGGTGGACGACGAGGAGATCCTTGAGCTCGTCGAGCTTGAGGTGCGCGAGCTTCTCTCCGAGTACGAGTTCCCGGGCGACGACCTTCCGGTCGTCAAGGTCTCGGCTCTGAAGGCCCTTGAGGGCGACAAGGAGTGGGGTGAGTCCGTCCTCAACCTGATGAAGGCTGTCGACGAGGCCATCCCGGAGCCCGAGCGTGACGTCGACAAGCCGTTCCTGATGCCGATCGAGGACGTCTTCACGATCACCGGTCGCGGTACGGTCGTCACCGGCCGTATCGAGCGTGGTGTCCTCAAGGTCAACGAGACCGTGGACATCATCGGCATCAAGCAGGACAAGACCACCACCACGGTCACCGGCATCGAGATGTTCCGCAAGCTGCTCGACGAGGGCCAGGCCGGTGAGAACGTCGGTCTGCTCCTCCGTGGCATCAAGCGCGAGGATGTCGAGCGCGGCCAGGTCATCATCAAGCCCGGTTCGGTCACGCCGCACACCGAGTTCGAGGCCCAGGCCTACATCCTGTCGAAGGACGAGGGTGGCCGTCACACCCCCTTCTTCAACAACTACCGTCCGCAGTTCTACTTCCGCACCACGGACGTGACCGGCGTCGTTACCCTCCCCGAGGGCACCGAGATGGTCATGCCGGGCGACAACACCGAGATGAGCGTCTCGCTCATCCAGCCCGTCGCCATGGAAGAGGGCCTGAAGTTCGCCATCCGTGAGGGTGGCCGGACCGTCGGCGCCGGCCAGGTCACCAAGATCAACAAGTGA
- the rpsJ gene encoding 30S ribosomal protein S10, producing MAGQKIRIRLKAYDHEVIDSSAKKIVETVTRTGASVAGPVPLPTEKNVYCVIKSPHKYKDSREHFEMRTHKRLIDILDPTPKTVDSLMRLDLPAGVDIEIKL from the coding sequence ATGGCGGGACAGAAGATCCGCATCCGGCTCAAGGCCTACGACCACGAGGTCATCGACTCTTCGGCGAAGAAGATCGTCGAGACGGTGACGCGTACTGGTGCGTCGGTCGCAGGCCCGGTGCCGCTGCCCACTGAGAAGAACGTGTACTGCGTCATCAAGTCGCCGCACAAGTACAAGGACTCGCGCGAGCACTTCGAGATGCGTACGCACAAGCGCCTGATCGACATCCTCGACCCGACGCCCAAGACCGTTGACTCGCTGATGCGCCTGGACCTTCCGGCCGGCGTTGACATCGAGATCAAGCTCTGA
- the rplC gene encoding 50S ribosomal protein L3 — protein MTKQIKGILGEKLGMTQVWDENNRVVPVTVVKAGPCVVTQVRTNDSDGYESVQIAFGEIDPRKVNKPLKGHFAKADVTPRRHLVEIRTADASEYTLGQEVNAETFDSGIKVDVTGKSKGKGFAGVMKRHNFKGLGAGHGTQRKHRSPGSIGGCATPGRVFKGLRMAGRMGNERVTTQNLTVHAVDAEKGLLLIKGAVPGPNGGLVLVRTAAKGA, from the coding sequence ATGACTAAGCAGATCAAGGGCATCCTGGGCGAGAAGCTCGGCATGACCCAGGTCTGGGACGAGAACAATCGTGTCGTCCCAGTGACCGTCGTCAAGGCCGGGCCCTGCGTTGTTACCCAGGTCCGCACAAATGACTCGGACGGCTACGAGTCGGTCCAGATCGCCTTCGGCGAGATCGACCCGCGCAAGGTGAACAAGCCCCTCAAGGGCCACTTCGCGAAGGCCGACGTCACCCCCCGCCGCCACCTCGTCGAGATCCGTACCGCTGACGCCAGCGAGTACACCCTCGGCCAGGAGGTGAATGCCGAGACGTTCGACTCCGGCATCAAGGTGGACGTGACCGGCAAGAGCAAGGGCAAGGGCTTCGCCGGTGTCATGAAGCGTCACAACTTCAAGGGCCTCGGCGCCGGACACGGCACCCAGCGCAAGCACCGCTCGCCCGGTTCCATCGGTGGCTGCGCCACCCCGGGCCGCGTGTTCAAGGGCCTCCGTATGGCGGGCCGCATGGGCAACGAGCGGGTCACCACCCAGAACCTGACCGTTCACGCCGTTGACGCGGAGAAGGGACTGCTGCTCATCAAGGGCGCGGTTCCTGGTCCGAACGGCGGCCTCGTCCTGGTCCGTACCGCGGCGAAGGGGGCCTGA
- the rplD gene encoding 50S ribosomal protein L4, with protein sequence MSTIDILSPAGDKAGTVELPTEIFDAKISIPLLHQVVVAQLAAARQGTHKTKTRGEVRGGGKKPYRQKGTGRARQGSTRAPQFAGGGVVHGPVPRDYSQRTPKKMKAAALRGALTDRARNERIHVVSGVVEGDISTKAAKTLFGKISERKNLLLVVDRADEAAWLSARNLPQVHILEPGQLNTYDVLVSDDVVFTKAAFESFVSGPKAADETEGSEA encoded by the coding sequence ATGAGCACCATTGACATCCTTTCGCCGGCAGGCGACAAGGCCGGGACCGTCGAGCTCCCCACGGAGATCTTCGACGCGAAGATCAGCATTCCGCTGCTTCACCAGGTCGTAGTCGCCCAGCTGGCAGCTGCCCGCCAGGGCACGCACAAGACCAAGACCCGCGGAGAGGTCCGAGGCGGCGGCAAGAAGCCGTACCGCCAGAAGGGCACAGGCCGCGCCCGTCAGGGCTCGACCCGCGCTCCGCAGTTCGCCGGTGGTGGCGTCGTGCACGGTCCCGTGCCGCGTGACTACTCGCAGCGCACGCCCAAGAAGATGAAGGCCGCCGCTCTGCGTGGCGCCCTCACCGACCGGGCCCGCAACGAGCGCATCCACGTCGTTTCCGGCGTGGTCGAGGGCGACATCTCCACCAAGGCAGCGAAGACCCTCTTCGGCAAGATCAGCGAGCGCAAGAACCTGCTCCTGGTCGTCGACAGGGCCGACGAGGCCGCGTGGCTCTCCGCCCGCAACCTGCCCCAGGTGCACATCCTGGAGCCGGGCCAGCTGAACACGTACGACGTGCTCGTCTCGGACGACGTGGTCTTCACCAAGGCCGCCTTCGAGTCCTTCGTGTCTGGCCCCAAGGCCGCCGATGAGACCGAAGGGAGCGAGGCCTGA
- the rplW gene encoding 50S ribosomal protein L23 — protein MATRHPSIASKAAKAAKAARVAKAKRHATEGKNTVETPLSKSFTDPRDVLVKPVVSEKSYALLDEGKYTFIVDPRANKTQIKEAVQAVFSVKVTGVNTINRQGKRKRTRTGFGKRADSKRAIVTLAEGDRIDIFGQAS, from the coding sequence ATGGCTACGCGCCACCCGAGCATTGCCTCCAAGGCGGCCAAGGCCGCCAAGGCAGCGCGCGTCGCCAAGGCGAAGCGCCACGCCACCGAGGGCAAGAACACTGTCGAGACCCCGCTGAGCAAGAGCTTCACGGACCCCCGTGACGTTCTCGTCAAGCCGGTCGTCTCGGAGAAGAGCTACGCGCTCCTCGACGAGGGCAAGTACACGTTCATCGTCGACCCGCGTGCCAACAAGACCCAGATCAAGGAGGCCGTCCAGGCGGTCTTCTCGGTCAAGGTCACCGGGGTCAACACGATCAACCGCCAGGGCAAGCGCAAGCGGACCCGCACCGGCTTCGGCAAGCGTGCCGACAGCAAGCGCGCGATCGTGACCCTCGCCGAGGGCGACCGTATCGACATCTTCGGCCAGGCCTCCTAA
- the rplB gene encoding 50S ribosomal protein L2, producing MGIRKYKPTTPGRRGSSVADFVEVTRSTPEKSLVRPLHSKGGRNNAGRVTVRHQGGGHKRAFRVIDFRRHDKDGVPAKVAHIEYDPNRTARIALLHYADGEKRYIVAPRGMSQGDRVENGAGADIKPGNNLPLRHIPVGTTIHAIELRPGGGAKFARSAGASVQLLAKEGSMAHLRMPSGEIRLVDVRCRATVGEVGNAEQSNINWGKAGRKRWKGVRPTVRGVAMNPVDHPHGGGEGKTSGGRHPVSPWGQKEGRTRSPKKASNKYIVRRRKTNKKR from the coding sequence ATGGGTATCCGCAAGTACAAGCCGACGACTCCGGGCCGTCGTGGCTCCAGCGTCGCCGACTTCGTCGAGGTCACGCGGTCCACGCCGGAGAAGTCGCTGGTCCGCCCGCTGCACAGCAAGGGCGGCCGTAACAACGCCGGTCGTGTGACCGTTCGCCACCAGGGTGGCGGACACAAGCGCGCCTTCCGAGTGATCGACTTCCGTCGGCACGACAAGGACGGCGTGCCGGCGAAGGTCGCGCACATCGAGTACGACCCCAACCGCACCGCGCGTATCGCGCTGCTGCACTACGCCGACGGCGAGAAGCGTTACATCGTCGCTCCGCGTGGCATGTCGCAGGGTGACCGTGTCGAGAACGGCGCCGGGGCCGACATCAAGCCGGGCAACAACCTGCCGCTGCGCCACATCCCGGTCGGTACGACCATCCACGCCATCGAGCTTCGGCCCGGCGGCGGCGCGAAGTTCGCCCGTTCCGCGGGCGCCTCCGTGCAGCTGCTGGCGAAGGAGGGCTCCATGGCCCACCTCCGCATGCCGTCCGGCGAGATCCGGCTGGTCGACGTCCGCTGCCGCGCCACTGTCGGCGAGGTCGGCAACGCCGAGCAGTCGAACATCAACTGGGGCAAGGCCGGCCGTAAGCGCTGGAAGGGCGTTCGCCCGACCGTTCGCGGTGTGGCGATGAACCCGGTTGACCACCCGCACGGTGGTGGTGAGGGCAAGACCTCCGGTGGTCGCCACCCGGTCAGCCCGTGGGGTCAGAAGGAGGGTCGTACTCGTTCTCCCAAGAAGGCGAGCAACAAGTACATCGTCCGCCGCCGCAAGACGAACAAGAAGCGCTAG
- the rpsS gene encoding 30S ribosomal protein S19, which yields MPRSLKKGPFVDDHLIKKVDVQNEAGTKNVIKTWSRRSMIVPGMLGHTIAVHNGKTHIPVFVTESMVGHKLGEFAPTRTFRGHVKDDRKSKRR from the coding sequence ATGCCGCGCAGTCTCAAGAAGGGGCCCTTCGTCGACGACCACCTGATCAAGAAGGTGGACGTCCAGAACGAAGCAGGCACCAAGAACGTCATCAAGACCTGGTCCCGTCGCTCAATGATCGTCCCGGGCATGCTCGGCCACACGATCGCGGTGCACAACGGCAAGACCCACATCCCGGTGTTCGTCACCGAGTCGATGGTCGGCCACAAGCTCGGCGAGTTTGCGCCGACCCGCACCTTCCGCGGCCACGTCAAGGACGACCGCAAGTCGAAGCGCCGTTAA
- the rplV gene encoding 50S ribosomal protein L22: MEARAQARYIRVTPMKARRVVDLIRGMDATEAQAVLRFAPQAASAPVGKVLDSAIANAAHNYDHTDAGSLVISEAYVDEGPTLKRFRPRAQGRAYRIRKRTSHITVVVSSKEGTR, translated from the coding sequence ATGGAAGCCAGGGCCCAGGCGCGGTACATCCGCGTCACGCCCATGAAGGCCCGCCGGGTGGTGGACCTCATCCGTGGCATGGACGCCACGGAGGCCCAGGCGGTCCTGCGCTTCGCCCCGCAGGCCGCCAGTGCTCCGGTCGGCAAGGTGCTCGACAGCGCCATTGCCAACGCCGCGCACAACTACGACCACACCGACGCCGGCAGCCTCGTGATTTCCGAGGCGTACGTCGACGAGGGTCCGACCCTGAAGCGGTTCAGGCCGCGCGCCCAGGGCCGTGCCTACCGGATCCGCAAGCGGACCAGCCACATCACCGTGGTCGTCAGCAGCAAGGAAGGAACCCGGTAA
- the rpsC gene encoding 30S ribosomal protein S3, whose amino-acid sequence MGQKVNPHGFRLGITTDFKSRWYADKLYKDYVKEDVSIRRMMTKGMERAGISKVEIERTRDRVRVDIHTARPGIVIGRRGAEADRIRGELEKLTGKQVQLNILEVKNPETDAQLVAQAVAEQLSSRVSFRRAMRKSMQSTMKAGAKGIKIQCGGRLGGAEMSRSEFYREGRVPLHTLRANVDYGFFEAKTTFGRIGVKVWIYKGDVKNIAEVRAENAAARAGNRPARGGGNDRPARGGRGGERGGRGRKPQQNAPAAEAPKADAPAAAPAEAGAPSTGGTEA is encoded by the coding sequence ATGGGCCAGAAGGTAAACCCGCACGGGTTCCGGCTCGGCATCACCACCGACTTCAAGTCGCGTTGGTACGCCGACAAGCTGTACAAGGACTACGTCAAGGAAGACGTCTCCATTCGTCGCATGATGACGAAGGGCATGGAGCGCGCGGGAATCTCCAAGGTGGAGATCGAGCGCACCCGTGACCGCGTCCGCGTCGACATCCACACCGCTCGGCCGGGCATCGTCATCGGCCGTCGCGGCGCGGAGGCCGACCGTATCCGCGGCGAGCTGGAGAAGCTGACCGGCAAGCAGGTCCAGCTGAACATCCTTGAGGTCAAGAACCCCGAGACGGATGCTCAGCTCGTGGCCCAGGCCGTCGCCGAGCAGCTGTCCTCCCGCGTCTCCTTCCGTCGCGCCATGCGTAAGAGCATGCAGTCGACGATGAAGGCCGGCGCCAAGGGCATCAAGATCCAGTGCGGTGGCCGCCTCGGCGGCGCCGAGATGTCGCGCTCGGAGTTCTACCGCGAGGGCCGCGTGCCCCTGCACACGCTCCGTGCCAACGTCGACTACGGCTTCTTCGAGGCCAAGACGACCTTCGGCCGTATCGGTGTGAAGGTCTGGATCTACAAGGGCGACGTCAAGAACATCGCCGAGGTCCGCGCTGAGAACGCCGCAGCCCGCGCCGGCAACCGCCCGGCCCGTGGTGGCGGCAACGACCGCCCGGCCCGTGGTGGCCGTGGTGGCGAGCGTGGCGGCCGTGGCCGCAAGCCGCAGCAGAACGCGCCGGCTGCCGAGGCCCCCAAGGCCGACGCTCCCGCCGCCGCTCCGGCTGAGGCGGGCGCGCCCTCAACTGGCGGAACGGAGGCCTGA
- the rplP gene encoding 50S ribosomal protein L16, whose amino-acid sequence MLIPRRVKHRKQHHPKRSGMAKGGTEVTFGEYGIQALTPAYVTNRQIEAARIAMTRHIKRGGKVWINIYPDRPLTKKPAETRMGSGKGSPEWWIANVKPGRVMFELSYPNEKTAREALTRAAHKLPMKCRIVRREAGES is encoded by the coding sequence ATGCTGATCCCCCGTAGGGTCAAGCACCGCAAGCAGCACCACCCCAAGCGCAGCGGTATGGCCAAGGGTGGTACTGAGGTCACGTTCGGCGAGTACGGCATTCAGGCCCTCACCCCGGCGTACGTGACGAACCGCCAGATCGAGGCGGCTCGTATCGCGATGACCCGCCACATCAAGCGTGGCGGCAAGGTCTGGATCAACATCTACCCGGACCGCCCGCTGACCAAGAAGCCCGCCGAGACCCGCATGGGTTCCGGTAAGGGTTCCCCGGAGTGGTGGATCGCGAACGTCAAGCCCGGCCGGGTGATGTTCGAGCTCTCCTACCCCAACGAGAAGACTGCGCGTGAGGCGCTTACCCGCGCTGCTCACAAGCTCCCGATGAAGTGCCGGATCGTTCGGCGCGAGGCAGGTGAGTCGTGA
- the rpmC gene encoding 50S ribosomal protein L29, with amino-acid sequence MSAGTKATELRELGDEELLAKLREAKEELFNLRFQAATGQLENHGRLKAVRKDIARIYTLMRERELGIETVESA; translated from the coding sequence ATGTCGGCCGGTACCAAGGCGACAGAGCTGCGCGAGCTGGGCGACGAAGAGCTTCTCGCCAAGCTGCGTGAGGCCAAGGAAGAGCTGTTCAACCTCCGCTTCCAGGCGGCAACGGGTCAGCTTGAGAACCACGGCCGGCTTAAGGCCGTCCGCAAGGACATCGCCCGGATCTACACCCTGATGCGTGAGCGCGAGCTCGGCATCGAGACGGTGGAGAGTGCCTGA
- the rpsQ gene encoding 30S ribosomal protein S17 yields MSESTVTEETTTATRGFRKTREGLVVSDKMDKTVVVAVEDRVKHALYGKVIRRTNKLKAHDEQNAAGVGDRVLLMETRPLSATKRWRIVEILEKAK; encoded by the coding sequence ATGAGCGAGAGCACTGTGACTGAAGAGACCACCACCGCCACGCGCGGTTTCCGCAAGACCCGTGAGGGTCTTGTCGTCAGCGACAAGATGGACAAGACCGTCGTCGTCGCCGTCGAGGACCGCGTGAAGCACGCGCTGTACGGCAAGGTCATCCGCCGTACGAACAAGCTGAAGGCGCACGACGAGCAGAACGCCGCGGGCGTCGGCGACCGTGTCCTCCTCATGGAGACCCGGCCGCTGTCCGCGACGAAGCGCTGGCGCATCGTCGAGATCCTAGAGAAGGCCAAGTAA
- the rplN gene encoding 50S ribosomal protein L14, translating to MIQQESRLRVADNTGAKEILTIRVLGGSGRRYAGIGDVIVATVKDAIPGGNVKKGDVVKAVIVRTVKERRRQDGSYIRFDENAAVILKNDGDPRGTRIFGPVGRELREKKFMKIISLAPEVL from the coding sequence GTGATCCAGCAGGAGTCGCGACTGCGTGTCGCCGACAACACGGGTGCGAAGGAAATCCTCACCATCCGTGTTCTCGGTGGCTCCGGTCGCCGCTACGCGGGTATCGGTGACGTCATCGTCGCCACCGTCAAGGACGCGATCCCCGGTGGCAACGTGAAGAAGGGTGACGTCGTCAAGGCCGTCATCGTTCGCACCGTGAAGGAACGCCGCCGCCAGGACGGCTCGTACATCCGCTTCGACGAGAACGCCGCCGTCATTCTCAAGAACGACGGCGACCCTCGCGGCACCCGTATCTTCGGCCCCGTGGGCCGTGAGCTGCGCGAGAAGAAGTTCATGAAGATCATCTCGCTCGCGCCGGAGGTGCTGTAA
- the rplX gene encoding 50S ribosomal protein L24: MKIKKGDLVQVITGKDKGKQGKVIAAFPRDERVLVEGVNRVKKHTKANQPGQASQAGGIITTEAPVHVSNVQLVVEKDGNKVVTRVGFRFDEEGNKIRVAKRTGEDI; encoded by the coding sequence ATGAAGATCAAGAAGGGCGACCTGGTTCAGGTCATCACCGGTAAGGACAAGGGCAAGCAGGGCAAGGTCATTGCCGCTTTCCCGCGCGACGAGCGTGTCCTGGTCGAGGGTGTCAACCGGGTCAAGAAGCACACGAAGGCCAACCAGCCTGGACAGGCTTCGCAGGCCGGCGGCATCATCACGACCGAGGCGCCGGTCCACGTGAGCAACGTTCAGCTCGTCGTGGAGAAGGACGGCAACAAGGTCGTCACCCGCGTCGGGTTCCGCTTTGACGAGGAAGGCAACAAGATCCGCGTTGCCAAGCGGACCGGTGAGGACATCTGA